The following proteins are encoded in a genomic region of Stutzerimonas balearica DSM 6083:
- a CDS encoding DUF484 family protein translates to MTEHTPTPAAPLPDAEAVAAYLRAHPEFFVDHDELLAELRLPHQPGAAVSLVERQVKLLRERNIEMRHRLSQLMDVARDNDRLFDKTRRLVLDLLDADSLEAVVSAVEDSLRHEFQVPHVALILFSDNALPVGRCVTSAEAHQAIGGLLGGGKTICGVLRPHELAFLFGEQEAASVGSAAMVSLNHQLGVLAIGSPDPQHYKSSLGTLFLGYVAEVLARVLPRFAMPLRSVR, encoded by the coding sequence ATGACCGAACACACGCCGACGCCCGCTGCGCCACTGCCCGATGCCGAGGCGGTGGCCGCCTATCTTCGCGCCCATCCCGAATTCTTTGTCGACCACGACGAGCTGCTTGCCGAGCTGCGCCTGCCGCACCAGCCCGGCGCCGCCGTCTCGCTGGTGGAACGGCAGGTCAAGCTGCTGCGCGAACGCAACATCGAGATGCGCCATCGCCTGTCGCAGCTGATGGATGTCGCCCGCGACAACGACCGGCTGTTCGACAAGACCCGCCGCCTGGTCCTCGACCTGCTCGATGCCGACAGCCTCGAAGCCGTGGTCAGCGCCGTGGAGGACAGCCTGCGCCATGAGTTCCAGGTTCCGCACGTCGCGCTGATCCTGTTCAGCGACAACGCGCTGCCGGTCGGCCGCTGCGTCACCAGCGCCGAAGCCCACCAGGCCATCGGCGGCCTGCTCGGCGGGGGCAAGACCATCTGCGGCGTGCTGCGACCGCACGAACTGGCCTTTCTGTTTGGCGAGCAAGAGGCGGCCAGCGTCGGCTCGGCAGCCATGGTGTCGCTCAACCATCAGCTCGGCGTACTGGCGATCGGCAGCCCCGACCCGCAGCACTACAAGAGCTCGCTGGGCACGCTGTTTCTCGGCTACGTGGCCGAAGTGCTGGCGCGCGTGCTGCCGCGCTTCGCCATGCCGTTGCGCTCGGTACGCTGA
- the sutA gene encoding transcriptional regulator SutA, which produces MSDEELEQDDLEVGEEDEGEELEAADEGENSLDEEGTDSERATPSKKAKAKAAEPEELPSLEAKQREREALARAMEEFLARGGRVQEVEPNVVADPPKKPDSKYGSRPI; this is translated from the coding sequence ATGAGCGACGAAGAACTCGAACAAGACGACCTGGAAGTAGGGGAAGAGGACGAAGGCGAGGAGCTGGAAGCCGCGGACGAGGGGGAGAACAGCCTGGACGAGGAAGGCACCGACAGCGAGCGTGCCACGCCCTCGAAGAAGGCCAAGGCCAAGGCGGCCGAGCCCGAAGAACTGCCGAGCCTGGAAGCCAAGCAGCGTGAGCGCGAGGCGCTGGCGCGGGCGATGGAAGAGTTTCTGGCTCGCGGTGGCCGGGTCCAGGAGGTCGAACCCAACGTGGTCGCCGACCCGCCGAAAAAGCCGGACAGCAAGTACGGCAGCCGGCCTATCTGA
- the dapF gene encoding diaminopimelate epimerase, which produces MLLRFTKMHGLGNDFMVIDLVSQHAHIQPKHAKQWGDRHTGIGFDQLLIVEPPSDPEVDFRYRIFNSDGSEVEQCGNGARCFARFVLDKRLTLKRRIRVETKSGIIELHVRPDGQVRVDMGPPRLVPAEIPFQAEAESLSYALDVNGQAIDIAAVSMGNPHAVLRVDRVDTAPVHELGPLVEHHPRFPQRVNVGFLQVIDRQHARLRVWERGAGETQACGTGACAAAVAAIRQGWMDSPVQIDLPGGRLSIEWAGPGQPVMMTGPAVRVYEGQVRL; this is translated from the coding sequence ATGCTTCTGCGCTTCACCAAGATGCACGGGCTGGGCAATGACTTCATGGTCATCGACCTGGTCAGCCAGCACGCGCACATCCAGCCCAAGCACGCCAAGCAGTGGGGTGACCGCCACACCGGCATCGGTTTCGACCAGCTGCTGATCGTCGAACCGCCGAGCGATCCGGAGGTGGACTTCCGTTACCGCATCTTCAATTCCGACGGCTCGGAAGTGGAGCAATGCGGCAACGGCGCCCGCTGTTTCGCCCGCTTCGTGCTGGACAAACGACTGACGCTCAAGCGGCGCATCCGTGTGGAAACCAAGAGCGGCATCATCGAGCTGCATGTGCGTCCCGATGGCCAGGTGCGGGTCGACATGGGCCCGCCACGCCTGGTGCCAGCCGAGATTCCGTTCCAGGCCGAGGCCGAGTCGCTCAGCTATGCACTGGACGTCAACGGACAGGCCATCGATATCGCGGCCGTGTCGATGGGCAACCCGCACGCCGTGCTGCGCGTCGACCGGGTGGATACGGCGCCGGTCCACGAGCTCGGCCCGCTGGTCGAGCACCATCCGCGCTTCCCGCAGCGTGTCAACGTCGGCTTCCTGCAGGTGATCGACCGCCAGCACGCGCGTCTGCGCGTGTGGGAGCGCGGCGCCGGCGAGACCCAGGCCTGCGGCACGGGTGCCTGCGCGGCCGCGGTCGCAGCGATTCGCCAGGGCTGGATGGATTCGCCGGTGCAGATCGACCTGCCCGGTGGCCGTCTGTCCATTGAATGGGCCGGCCCCGGCCAGCCGGTTATGATGACCGGCCCCGCCGTGCGCGTTTACGAAGGACAGGTCCGCCTATGA
- the xerC gene encoding tyrosine recombinase XerC — protein sequence MQPHLDAYLEHLRSVRQLSPNSVDGYRRDLAKVLAHCERLGIASWAELKPAQLRQLIAEQHRHGQSGRSLARLLSSVRGLYRYLNQERLCEHDPANGLSPPKGERRLPRLLDTDRAMQLLDGGVEDDFIARRDQALLELFYSSGLRLSELVGLDLDQLDLAAGLVRVTGKGRKVRELPVGSKAREALQAWLPLRQLAAPQDHAVFIGRQGRRLSQRAVQLRVREAGVRELGQHLHPHMLRHSFASHLLESSQDLRAVQELLGHADIGTTQIYTHLDFQHLAKVYDQAHPRAKRKQDGEP from the coding sequence CTGCAGCCCCATCTCGACGCCTATCTGGAACATCTGCGCAGCGTTCGCCAGCTGTCGCCGAATTCGGTCGACGGCTATCGGCGCGACCTGGCCAAGGTGCTGGCCCATTGCGAACGCCTCGGTATCGCCAGCTGGGCCGAGCTGAAGCCGGCGCAACTGCGCCAACTGATCGCCGAGCAGCATCGCCATGGCCAGAGTGGCCGCAGCCTGGCGCGGCTGCTTTCGTCGGTGCGCGGGCTGTATCGCTACCTGAATCAGGAGCGCCTTTGCGAACATGACCCGGCCAACGGCCTGTCGCCCCCCAAGGGCGAACGACGCCTGCCACGCCTGCTCGATACCGATCGCGCCATGCAGCTGCTCGATGGTGGCGTCGAGGACGATTTCATCGCGCGCCGTGACCAGGCGCTGCTCGAGCTGTTCTATTCCTCCGGCCTGCGCCTGTCCGAGCTGGTCGGACTGGACCTGGACCAGCTGGACCTGGCGGCGGGCCTCGTGCGCGTGACCGGCAAGGGCAGGAAAGTGCGCGAGCTGCCGGTCGGCAGCAAGGCACGCGAAGCGCTGCAGGCCTGGTTGCCGCTGCGCCAGCTCGCCGCTCCGCAGGACCACGCGGTGTTCATTGGCCGTCAGGGGCGGCGGCTCAGCCAGCGTGCCGTGCAGCTGCGCGTGCGCGAGGCGGGCGTGCGCGAGCTCGGGCAGCACCTGCATCCGCATATGCTGCGGCACAGTTTCGCCAGCCATTTGCTCGAATCCTCGCAGGATCTGCGCGCCGTCCAGGAGCTGCTCGGCCACGCCGACATCGGCACCACGCAGATCTATACGCATCTGGATTTCCAGCATCTGGCCAAGGTTTACGACCAGGCTCACCCACGCGCCAAGCGCAAGCAGGACGGCGAACCATGA
- a CDS encoding secondary thiamine-phosphate synthase enzyme YjbQ produces MWHQTLITLRPRPRGFHLVTDEVLAALPELQSCRVGLLHLWLQHTSASLTVNENADPSVRRDFERFFNRLAPEGEAGYEHDYEGPDDLPAHFKTSLLGCQLSLPVSQGRLALGTWQGIYLGEHRDQGGSRRLLATLHASDS; encoded by the coding sequence ATGTGGCACCAGACGCTGATCACGCTGCGCCCGCGCCCGCGTGGCTTTCATCTCGTCACCGATGAAGTGCTGGCGGCCCTGCCGGAACTGCAAAGTTGCCGGGTCGGTCTGTTACACCTGTGGCTGCAGCACACCTCCGCTTCGTTGACCGTGAACGAGAACGCGGACCCGTCGGTCCGGCGTGATTTCGAGCGCTTCTTCAATCGGTTGGCGCCAGAAGGCGAGGCGGGGTACGAGCACGACTACGAGGGGCCGGACGACCTGCCGGCGCACTTCAAGACCAGCCTGCTCGGTTGCCAGCTCAGCCTGCCGGTCAGCCAGGGGCGATTGGCGCTGGGCACCTGGCAGGGTATCTATCTGGGGGAGCATCGCGACCAGGGCGGATCGCGGCGGCTGCTGGCGACGCTTCACGCATCCGATAGTTGA
- a CDS encoding HAD family hydrolase: protein MSIRLITFDLDDTLWHTAPIIQGAETALRDWLAVNAPRLGGFPIEALGAIRRMLVEREPSLRHRISELRRRILFHALSDAGYPDAEARTLAEEGFRVFLDARHQIELAPEVLPTLEWLANHFTLGVITNGNADVRRLGLADYFRFALCAEELGIGKPDPRPFREALRLAEVTADEAVHIGDHHEDDIFGAQQAGLRAIWYNPERRPWLQAGQPDAEVHSLVDLPRLLLSWQRGE from the coding sequence ATGAGTATCCGGCTGATCACCTTCGACCTCGACGACACGCTCTGGCACACGGCACCGATCATCCAGGGCGCCGAGACGGCACTGCGCGACTGGCTGGCGGTCAATGCCCCGCGCCTGGGCGGCTTTCCGATCGAGGCGCTGGGCGCCATCCGCCGCATGCTGGTCGAACGGGAGCCGTCGCTGCGCCATCGCATCAGCGAGCTGCGTCGGCGCATCCTGTTCCACGCACTGAGCGACGCGGGCTATCCGGACGCCGAGGCACGGACACTGGCCGAGGAAGGTTTCCGTGTTTTTCTCGACGCGCGCCATCAGATCGAGCTGGCCCCGGAGGTTTTGCCGACCCTGGAGTGGCTCGCCAACCACTTTACGCTTGGCGTGATCACCAACGGCAACGCCGACGTTCGCCGGCTGGGGCTCGCCGACTACTTCCGCTTCGCGCTCTGCGCCGAAGAGCTGGGCATCGGCAAGCCCGATCCGCGACCGTTCCGCGAAGCCCTGCGGCTGGCGGAGGTAACGGCCGACGAGGCGGTGCACATCGGCGATCACCACGAGGACGACATCTTTGGCGCACAGCAGGCCGGGCTTCGCGCCATCTGGTACAACCCCGAGCGTCGCCCCTGGCTGCAGGCTGGCCAACCGGATGCCGAGGTGCACAGCCTCGTCGACCTGCCCCGACTGCTGCTGAGCTGGCAGCGCGGCGAATGA